The Caretta caretta isolate rCarCar2 chromosome 10, rCarCar1.hap1, whole genome shotgun sequence genome has a window encoding:
- the LOC125644290 gene encoding uncharacterized protein LOC125644290, giving the protein MQSSSAQVTMMESQNRKRASAWTEWEVRDLIAVWGEESVLSELRSSFRNAKTFVKISQGMKDRGHNRDPKQCRMKLKELRQAYQKTREANGRSGSEPQTCRFYDELHAILGGSATTTPAVLFDSFNGDGGNTEAGFGDEEEDDDEVVDSSQQASGETVFPDSQELFLTLDLEPVPPEPTQGCLLDPAGGEGTSAACVSMITGSSPSQRLVKLRKKEKNALTMKCSPSSCCPPTLTEHRRMHGGK; this is encoded by the exons atgcagagctcatcagcacaggtgaccatgatggagtcccagaatcgcaaaagagcttcagcatggaccgaatgggaggtacgggatctgatcgctgtttggggagaggaatccgtgctatcagaactccgttccagttttcgaaatgccaaaacctttgtcaaaatctcccagggcatgaaggacagaggccataacagggacccgaagcagtgccgcatgaaacttaaggagctgaggcaagcctaccagaaaaccagagaggcgaacggccgctccgggtcagagccccaaacatgccgcttctatgatgagctgcatgccattttagggggttcagccaccactaccccagccgtcttgtttgactccttcaatggagatggaggcaatacggaagcaggttttggggatgaagaagaagatgatgatgaggttgtcgatagctcacagcaagcaagcggagaaaccgtttttcccgacagccaggaactgtttctcaccctggacctggagccagtaccccccgaacccacccaaggctgcctcctggacccagcaggtggagaagggacctctg ctgcatgtgtttcaatgatcacaggatcttctccttcccagaggctagtgaagcttagaaagaaagaaaaaaacgcactcacgatgaaatgttctccgagctcatgctgtcctcccacactgacagagcacagacgaatgcatggaggcaaataa
- the RPS27L gene encoding ribosomal protein eS27-like, with translation MPLDRDIAHPSLEEEKRKHKKKRLVQSPNSYFMDVKCPGCYKITTVFSHAQTVVLCVGCSTVLCQPTGGKARLTEGCSFRRKQH, from the exons ATGCCT TTGGATAGAGACATAGCACATCCATCTCtagaggaggagaaaagaaagcACAAAAAGAAACGTCTGGTGCAGAGTCCAAATTCCTACTTTATGGATGTAAAGTGTCCAG GATGCTACAAGATCACCACAGTGTTCAGCCATGCTCAGACAGTGGTTCTGTGCGTTGGGTGCTCAACTGTGTTGTGCCAGCCTACTGGAGGAAAGGCCAGGCTTACAGAAG GCTGCTCATTTAGAAGAAAGCAACATTGA